A genomic stretch from Neodiprion fabricii isolate iyNeoFabr1 chromosome 3, iyNeoFabr1.1, whole genome shotgun sequence includes:
- the LOC124178196 gene encoding rab3 GTPase-activating protein non-catalytic subunit: MSCQIKGIANLVDLPNVKNSLLRDAASKLDYVPDKELPLQDLIISLSPAGDVLAIAWNKNMVILTSKWDSHEPGDVKMKFHHTWSGDVTDEENEQITCLACLPLISLGKTNAGSGPDWTCMAVGFSSGFIRFYTETGALLIDEQLHNEAVLGIKCQSHSPSRHVGDSGLSEEIHVLYNSAVCIMQGFPLFSTLRACRNHLARVQANCNAKPPAANLSYKKWGFKNQGITNDSEVIGTTSVDTFDHLMSASICGGYNAAYRSSAPQHSLVMATGKRPFIGFHYALEGGAAPVLSDVAIAMASKLASAIGTAVPWFRGNKKTPTSPEKTKGVISEPAEPMICRFGLSDIMREGDCIVVSPNRALSIVSDAMGRVTLVDNRRGVAVRMWKGYRNAQCGWIEVMEEKNNGSRKSRGSSSSSSSGNVHGRRIALFLTIYAPKKGVIDIWGIQQGPKIATFSASKNGRLLYTNYGLLGLNDMTMSSANRAQYPCVFVDPLGGLKEVIVPFHFALSSKNGKRARDLHLLKKLKAFLREEEFDSEKLINEVTSTCMDFKTNEIRLQAVEMLMVNKHITPESLLAALDVFVENLSQYKDDEFEPAAKSLYQTSTRLQRVIAFYKSVYLQFNQPPEYNTIASDSLPSCKQLSGILLASEREIRRILKLSKTLSEFEKPKSRSQTKVLFKEDGSAFVDFLSCFEFGGSGDFIGIKKDVPEEKKHNICQLLYQGWLYSDDPITNWQNVALHSCIQPAILMQFALIYWLHKKPGAPLEVELKRFKQLLHAICSLMEVEEICVEYNEISSWWQEMRNILSDSTNPFNALTAAMVCRAVAMKLEKSKDTAYNSEQKDGNGNKDEDAENGNTSEKMEDLDEELNRTPEEENSSSTSDWENVSKDTCQFTALISNLEDIAILNAIVSQKPPSDHTTEFFGLPFESMNISLGYVLSRGQGSVSEIVAKWLSSTGIDPARLIDTTDVEFDQMQLSMDSLKIAESLDEAAAMELSQQDQMKLLSVSVELGSEAQADSTAQSYILEKLTVLKKSFPYSLTTSVLLANLCWEFTMTWNKDVTQLDALEAALAVLRQIPMKHMRQGVCCLLWTLHMKKRMEAAAKLMNKSGKLPKERYCLQDVGVSDMQLITLLQLCVMFLDIFLDAEVMEIENSSIIKSEEIWESHPIGPQPFAALALSQTPAWYELVMLHLQLANVLHMMAYFNLKVQKPLNILFDSVSHPYFFQDITNKALLTWFRDEKRDSARTEFLCRVITATMDSIHQETTEENNFSSTQAITWMSKCQTLASIWKINNDELRIHQVCELYINGFDRLAEEILTAVNDTEGLAVNLLPIAGRRMMAYLSKTPDLLEEISRISPTLTTYLEGLCNPSAAYTSCSNSDTIELIQRVSRTLPETYPNYHIAQLMLDATFIYEGKT; the protein is encoded by the exons ATGTCGTGCCAAATCAAAGGAATCGCTAATTTGGTCGATTTGCCCAACGTCAAGAATTCCTTACTCAGAGATGCTGCCTCCAAAC TGGATTATGTACCGGATAAAGAACTGCCTCTTCAAGATCTTATTATCTCCTTATCACCAGCAGGGGATGTCCTCGCAATTgcttggaataaaaatatggtCATTCTGACGT CAAAATGGGATTCGCATGAACCTGGAgatgtgaaaatgaaatttcatcataCATGGAGTGGAGATGTAACGGATGAGGAGAA tGAACAGATAACATGTCTGGCATGTCTACCTCTTATATCTTTAGGCAAAACCAATGCTGGTAGCGGTCCTGATTGGACCTGTATGGCCGTTGGATTTTCTAGTGGGTTTATAAGGTTCTATACAGAG ACTGGTGCGTTGTTGATTGACGAACAGCTTCACAATGAAGCAGTTTTGGGAATCAAATGTCAATCACATTCTCCTTCCCGGCATGTTGGAGATTCTGGACTATCCGAAGAGATCCATGTACTGTATAACAGTGCAGTTTGCATAATGCAAGGGTTTCCGCTGTTTTCTACCTTGAGAGCATGCAGAAACCACTTGGCTAGAG TGCAGGCCAATTGCAATGCTAAGCCTCCGGCAGCAAATctttcatataaaaaatggGGCTTTAAGAACCAAGGAATCACAAATGACAGTGAAGTCATTGGTACAACATCCGTAGACACCTTTGACCATTTGATGTCTGCGTCTATTTGTGGTGGCTATAATGCTGCGTATCGCTCTAGTGCACCACAACACAGTCTAGTTATGGCAACTGGCAAAAGACCATTTATTGGTTTTCATTACGCATTGGAAGGTGGGGCTGCTCCAGTTTTATCTGACGTCGCGATTGCTATGGCTAGCAAATTAGCAAGTGCAATAGGAACTGCTGTTCC atggtttcgtggaaacaaaaaaactccTACATCGCCAGAAAAGACCAAAGGAGTTATAAGCGAACCAGCAGAACCAATGATCTGCAGATTTGGTTTGAGCGATATTATGAGAGAAGGGGACTGCATTGTCGTAAGCCCTAATAGGGCTCTATCTATTGTATCAGATGCTATGGGGAGAGTTACGTTGGTTGATAACAGACGTGGTGTTGCTGTGAGAATGTGGAAAG GGTATAGGAATGCTCAATGTGGGTGGATTGAAGTTATGGAGGAGAAAAACAATGGATCTCGCAAAAGTCGTggcagcagcagtagcagtagTAGTGGTAATGTTCACGGTCGGCGAATTGCCTTATTTTTGACTATCTATGCACCAAAGAAAGGAGTAATCGATATTTGGGGAATTCAACAAGGACCCAAAATTGCAACCTTTTCTGCCAGTAAAAATGGACG GCTGCTATACACAAATTACGGTCTTCTGGGTTTAAATGATATGACGATGTCATCTGCAAACCGTGCGCAGTATCCTTGTGTGTTTGTGGACCCTTTGGGAGGTCTGAAAGAAGTGATTGTTCCATTTCACTTCGCTCTGAGTagtaaaaatggaaaaagggCTCGAGACTTACATCTgctcaaaaaattgaaagcatTTCTAAGGGAGGAAGAGTTTGACAGTGagaaattaattaacgaaGTTACTTCTACATGTATGGATTTCAAAACGAACGAAATTCGCCTGCAGGCTGTAGAAATGTTGATGGTCAACAAGCATATCACCCCCGAATCACTACTAGCAGCATTGGATGTATTTGTTGAAAACCTATCGCAATATA AAGACGATGAGTTTGAACCAGCTGCCAAATCCCTTTATCAAACCTCGACGCGGCTCCAAAGAGTTATTGCGTTTTACAAATCTGTTTACCTGCAATTCAATCAACCTCCTGAGTACAATACCATCGCTTCAGATAGCTTGCCTAGTTGTAAACAGTTATCTGGAATTCTTTTAGCATCTGAAAGAGAGATACGACGTATTTTAAAGTTATCAAAGACGCTGAGTGAATTCGAAAAGCCAAAAAGTAGATCACAGACTAAGGTCCTATTCAAAGAAGATGGCAGTGCATTTGTGGATTTTCTATCTTGCTTTGAATTTGGTGGTTCAGGAGATTTTATTGGCATAAAAAAAGACGTAccggaagaaaagaaacacaaCATTT GTCAATTGTTGTATCAGGGCTGGTTGTATTCAGATGATCCAATTACAAATTGGCAGAATGTAGCTCTACACAGTTGCATTCAGCCAGCTATTCTAATGCAATTTGCACTTATTTATTGGTTGCATAAAAAACCCGGGGCCCCACTGGAAGTTGAATTGAAACGATTCAAACAACTTCTTCACGCAATTTGTTCTCTGATGG AGGTAGAAGAAATTTGTGTTGAATATAATGAGATATCTTCGTGGTGGCAAGAAATGCGAAATATATTGTCAGACTCGACAAATCCGTTCAATGCACTGACAGCTGCGATGGTTTGTAGAGCAGTGGCAATGAAGCTTGAAAAAAGCAAAGATACAGCATACAACAGTGAACAGAAGGATGGTAATGGTAACAAGGATGAAGATGCAGAGAATGGGAATACTAGTGAAAAGATGGAGGACTTAGATGAAGAGCTTAATAGAACCCCAGAAGAAGAGAATTCCAGTTCAACAAGTGATTGGGAAAATGTAAGCAAAGATACTTGCCAATTTACAGCCCTTATCAGCAATCTCGAAGATATAGCTATATTAAATGCTATTGTCAG TCAAAAGCCACCATCAGACCACACAACAGAATTTTTCGGTCTGCCATTTGAAAGTATGAATATTTCTTTGGGCTATGTTCTCTCCAGAGGCCAAG GTTCAGTATCAGAAATCGTTGCCAAGTGGCTTAGTTCAACGGGAATTGATCCAGCTCGTTTGATAGACACAACAGATGTGGAGTTTGATCAAATGCAATTGTCAATGGATTCTTTAAAAATAGCAGAATCGTTAGATGAAGCTGCAGCAATGGAACTATCGCAGCAAGACCAAATGAAACTTCTCTCCGTTTCTGTAGAACTTGGTAGTGAAGCGCAAGCAGATTCAACTGCACAAAGTTACATTCTAG aaaaattaactGTATTGAAGAAATCTTTCCCGTACAGTCTAACGACTAGTGTTCTGCTTGCTAATCTTTGTTGGGAATTTACTATGACTTGGAATAAGGATGTCACGCAACTTGATGCGCTTGAAGCAGCTTTAGCTGTTCTTAGACAAATTCCTATGAAGCACATGCGACAAG GAGTTTGCTGCCTTCTTTGGACACTGCACATGAAAAAAAGGATGGAGGCGGCAGCAAAACTGATGAACAAGTCGGGAAAGTTGCCAAAAGAAAGATATTGTTTACAGGACGTTGGTGTTTCTGATATGCAATTAATTACACTACTACAACTCTGTGTTATGTTCTTGGATATATTTCTAGAC GCAGAAGTGATGGAAATTGAGAATAGTTCGATTATAAAATCAGAAGAAATTTGGGAAAGTCATCCCATAGGTCCGCAACCCTTCGCAGCTCTAGCACTTTCTCAAACTCCTGCTTGGTATGAACTGGTGATGCTACATCTGCAATTGGCTAACGTCTTGCACATGATGGCTTACTTTAATCTGAAAGTACAAAAGCCTTTGAACATTCTTTTCGACTCTGTG TCGCATCCATATTTTTTCCAAGACATCACCAACAAAGCATTGCTGACGTGGTTTCGAGATGAAAAACGCGATAGTGCAAGAACCGAGTTTCTTTGTCGTGTAATCACTGCTACTATGGACTCGATTCATCAAGAAACGACGGAAGAAAACAACTTTAGCTCTACGCAAGCTATTACCTGGATGAGCAAGTGTCAAACACTAGCTTCtatatggaaaataaataacgatgAGCTGAGAATTCACCAAGTTTGTGAATTATATATTAACGGATTTGACCGATTAGCTGAAGAG aTCCTTACGGCGGTAAATGACACGGAGGGACTTGCAGTTAATTTGTTACCTATAGCTGGAAGAAGAATGATGGCTTACCTATCCAAAACGCCAGATCTTCTGGAAGAAATATCAAGAATAAGTCCTACGCTAACTACATATCTCGAGGGCTTG TGTAATCCAAGCGCAGCATATACAAGTTGTTCAAATAGCGATACCATAGAACTTATTCAAAGGGTTTCAAGGACTTTACCTGAAACATATCCTAATTATCACATCGCGCAACTGATGCTTGATGCTACGTTTATTTACGAAGGTAAAACGTGA
- the LOC124178205 gene encoding acylphosphatase-2 gives MGADDPLCSEPLVSVDFEVFGKVQGVYFTKYVRDICLQLNICGWVKNSKTGTILGKMQGPKALVDEMAEWLSTVGSPGSEIHHCEFTNWENVVRPQFQGFVIRF, from the exons ATGGGTGCGGATGACCCACTCTGCTCCGAGCCTCTCGTATCCGTAGACTTCGAGGTCTTTGGCAAAGTTCAGG GCGTATACTTCACCAAATACGTCAGAGACATATGCCTGCAACTGAATATTTGCGGGTGGGTGAAGAACAGTAAAACAGGAACAATTCTTGGAAAAATGCAAGGTCCTAAGGCCCTTGTAGATGAAAT gGCGGAGTGGCTGTCGACGGTGGGCAGTCCTGGGagtgaaattcatcattgcgAATTCACGAACTGGGAGAATGTGGTACGACCGCAATTTCAGGGCTTTGTAATTCGGTTTTAA